In Vicinamibacterales bacterium, the following proteins share a genomic window:
- a CDS encoding DPP IV N-terminal domain-containing protein, with the protein MKRSLVLVLGLVALATGMVGAQNRRALTTADYDRAVKMLAPSLTGLVFGDTVSATWLPDGRFWYARTTPTGSENVVIDPVKKSREVVQTPPPGGQGPAPAFGRGGRGAGGEGRGGRGGRGGVTLSRTCGPNVTGLTGAPPPSLSPDGSKAIFICDWNLWVKDVATGQERQLTTDGAKDFGYATSNAGWATTAAPSLSWSPDGKRIATQQQDERKVGDMYLVETPVNGGHPVLRAWKYPLPGDPDVAMISRVVIDVGTGKVTRLLDGPDFHRAMSEDNIDMGEYLWSPDGSRLGYVSTDRFHKNSTAKLVDATSGEVRTLFTETEKTHVQTRVQWQILWDSKEVVWYSQRDGTANMYLYDLDSGKVKNQITSGLGPITRVNRIDHDTRTLWYEADGREKDQDPYFTHLYRVGLDGRNSVSLTPDNGTHSVQISPDGKYVIDTFSQPDVAPETTLRDGKSGALVMPLEKADISKLLATGWKPPMQIKMKAADGKTDIYGMLFRPTNLDPSKKYPIINNAYPGPQSGSVGSRAFTVARGDKQALAELGFVVVSIDGTGTPNRSKAYTDSYYGAMGRDNTIPDQIAGMKELAKKYPWIDIDKAAMWGHSGGGFITADALLRAPYDDFFKVGISESGNHDQRQYEDDWGERYQGPLVKNADGTDNYEIEATQTQAAGLKGHLLLIHGTMDNNVPPYNTLLVADALIKANKEFDMLLIPNSGHGYTPGNYVMRRRWDYFVKYLLDAEPPRDYVIPSGPAGAGGRAGLAGGDQ; encoded by the coding sequence ATGAAACGTTCGCTCGTCCTCGTTCTTGGCCTCGTCGCGCTCGCGACGGGTATGGTCGGCGCGCAAAACCGCCGCGCGCTGACGACCGCCGATTACGATCGTGCCGTCAAGATGCTCGCGCCCAGCCTGACGGGGCTGGTCTTCGGCGACACGGTCAGTGCGACGTGGCTGCCGGATGGCCGTTTCTGGTACGCGCGCACCACCCCGACGGGCAGCGAAAACGTCGTCATCGACCCGGTGAAGAAAAGCCGCGAAGTCGTCCAAACGCCGCCGCCGGGCGGCCAGGGCCCGGCGCCGGCCTTCGGGCGCGGCGGCCGCGGTGCTGGCGGCGAGGGGCGGGGCGGCCGCGGCGGCCGAGGCGGCGTGACACTGTCACGCACGTGCGGCCCTAACGTCACTGGCCTCACCGGCGCGCCGCCCCCCTCGCTGTCGCCCGACGGCAGCAAGGCGATCTTCATCTGCGACTGGAACCTGTGGGTTAAGGATGTCGCCACCGGACAGGAACGCCAGTTGACCACCGACGGGGCGAAGGACTTCGGCTACGCGACCAGCAACGCCGGCTGGGCGACGACCGCGGCGCCGTCGCTCTCGTGGTCGCCCGACGGCAAGCGCATCGCCACGCAGCAGCAGGACGAGCGCAAGGTCGGCGACATGTACCTGGTCGAAACCCCGGTCAACGGCGGCCACCCGGTGCTGCGCGCGTGGAAGTATCCACTGCCCGGCGACCCCGACGTGGCGATGATCAGCCGTGTCGTCATCGACGTCGGCACCGGCAAGGTGACGCGGCTCCTGGACGGCCCCGACTTCCACCGCGCGATGTCGGAAGACAACATCGACATGGGCGAATACCTGTGGAGTCCGGACGGTTCGCGGCTCGGCTACGTCTCGACCGATCGCTTCCACAAGAATTCCACTGCCAAGCTCGTCGATGCCACGTCCGGCGAGGTCCGCACGCTGTTCACCGAGACCGAAAAGACGCACGTGCAGACGCGCGTGCAGTGGCAGATCCTGTGGGACTCGAAGGAAGTCGTGTGGTACTCGCAGCGCGATGGCACCGCCAACATGTACCTCTACGATCTGGACAGCGGCAAGGTCAAGAACCAGATCACCAGCGGCCTCGGCCCGATCACGCGCGTCAACCGCATCGATCACGACACGCGAACCCTGTGGTACGAGGCCGACGGACGTGAGAAGGACCAGGATCCGTACTTCACGCACCTCTACCGCGTCGGCCTCGACGGCCGGAACAGCGTGTCGCTGACGCCCGACAACGGCACCCACTCGGTGCAGATCTCGCCCGACGGCAAGTACGTGATCGACACCTTCTCGCAGCCCGACGTCGCGCCGGAGACGACGCTCCGCGACGGCAAGTCCGGCGCGCTCGTCATGCCGCTCGAGAAGGCCGACATCTCGAAGCTCCTCGCGACCGGCTGGAAGCCGCCCATGCAGATCAAGATGAAGGCGGCCGACGGCAAGACCGACATCTACGGGATGCTCTTCCGGCCGACCAACCTCGATCCGTCGAAGAAGTATCCGATCATCAACAACGCCTATCCCGGGCCACAGTCGGGCAGCGTCGGATCGCGCGCCTTCACGGTCGCGCGCGGCGACAAGCAGGCCCTCGCCGAGCTCGGCTTCGTCGTCGTCAGCATCGACGGCACCGGTACGCCAAACCGCTCGAAGGCCTACACCGACTCCTACTACGGCGCGATGGGCCGCGACAACACGATTCCCGATCAGATCGCCGGCATGAAGGAGCTGGCGAAGAAGTATCCGTGGATCGACATCGACAAGGCGGCGATGTGGGGGCACTCGGGCGGCGGCTTCATCACCGCCGACGCGCTGCTGCGCGCTCCCTACGACGACTTCTTCAAGGTCGGCATCTCCGAATCCGGCAATCACGATCAGCGCCAGTACGAAGACGACTGGGGCGAGCGTTATCAGGGCCCGCTCGTGAAGAACGCCGACGGCACCGACAATTACGAGATCGAGGCCACGCAGACGCAGGCCGCCGGCCTCAAGGGCCATCTGCTCCTGATCCACGGGACGATGGACAATAACGTGCCGCCGTACAACACGCTGCTGGTTGCCGACGCGCTGATCAAGGCCAACAAGGAGTTCGACATGCTGCTCATTCCGAACTCCGGCCACGGCTACACGCCCGGCAACTACGTGATGCGCCGCCGGTGGGACTATTTCGTCAAGTACCTGCTCGACGCCGAGCCGCCGCGCGACTATGTCATTCCCTCGGGTCCGGCTGGCGCCGGCGGGCGCGCCGGCCTGGCCGGCGGCGATCAATAG